TCCGGCGCCCGAGCCCTCGACGGGCGTGCTGGGCCGGGCGAGCGCGCCCGCGGACAAGTACTTCGACTCTGTGGCCGCCGAGTACCGCATCGACGTACCGGAGGATCTCCCGGACGGCACCGTCCTGCGGCTGCACTGGAGCGGGGACGTGGGGCGGGCGTACGTGGGGGACACCCTGGTCGCCGACCAGTTCTTCTCGGGGCGGTTCTGGGACATCGGACGGCTCCCGGCGGGAGCGGTGCTGCGGGTGCGGGTGCTCCCGCTGCACGCCGACGCCATGGTCCACGTGCCGCAGAACGCCAGGGAGGCGGCGGGGACGGCTGCCGTGACGCGGGCCGAGTGGATCAGCAGCCGGACGTGGGCGGTCCGACCGACCGGCTGAGGCTGCGCCCGTCCGGGATCCCGTCCCGTCGGCCTGCCTATGCTGGGGGTCTGCCGGGGCGGGACACCACCGCCGTGCCGACGTCGAGGAAACAGCCATCATGACCCGCAGCTCCGCCGACGGCACCGCTCCGAGGGGGCGCAGCAGACGGAACTTCGCGGGCTCGCGTCCGGTGATGGACGACGTGGCCCGGCTGGCCGGCGTCTCCAAGCAGACCGTCTCGCGCGTCCTCAACGACCATCCGTCGGTGCGGCCCGAGACCCGCGAGACGGTTCTGGCGGCCATGCGGACGCTGGGCTACCGGCCGAGCCGCAGTGCCAGGTCGCTGGCCAGCGGGAAGACCCGGATGCTCGGCGTGATCTCCTTCGACGCCGCCCGCTACGGGCCCGCCGCCATCCTCACCGCGATCAACACCGCCGCACAGGAGGCCGGTTACCTGCTGAGCTCGATCGCACTGGACACCGCCGAGCCGGACACGGTGGTCGAGGCGGTGAACCGGCTGTCGGCCGAGGGCGCGGACGGGGTGATCGCCATCGCCCCGCAGCTGTGGGTGGGCAAGGCGCTGGCGGACACCCGCCTCGACACCCCGCTGGTCGTGCTGGAGAACGGCCTCGACACCGACACCCAGCAGGTCACCGGCGACTCGCGGACCGGGGCCCGCAAGGCCACGGAACACCTGCTGGGGCTCGGCCACCGCACCGTCTGGCATATCGCGGGCCCGACCGGCTGGACCTCCGCCGACCACCGGATGGGCAGTTGGCAGGCCTGTCTGGAGGCGGCCGGCGTCGAGGTCCCTGCCCCGCTGATCGGCGACTGGAGCGCCGACTCCGGCTACGAGCTGGGCCGCCGGCTGGCCCGGCGCCCGGACGTCACGGCCGTGTTCGTCTCCAACGACCAGATGGCCCTCGGTCTGCTGCACGCCCTGCACGAAGCCGGCCGCTCGGTCCCGGAAGACGTCAGCGTCGTGGGCTACGACGACATCCCCGAGGCCGCGCACTTCCTGCCGCCGCTGACCACCGTACGCACGGACTTCGCCGAGATCGGCACGCGTTCACTGCGCCTGCTGCTGGACCGGCTCGACGGCCCCGCCGAGCCGCCCCGGGTCGACTCACTGGTCCCGGTCGACCTCGTGGTCCGTCGCAGCAGCGGCCGTGCGCCGGGGCACTGACGGGCCCTCATCCCATCAGTCGGCCTCTCGGTCGGTCCCGTCGGTTGCCGCCCGCTGCCAGGCCGCCTCGCGCAGCAGGCGCAGTCCGTTCAGGCCGACGAGGACCGTGGAGCCCTCGTGGCCCGCGACGCCGAGCGGCAGCGGAAGGGTGCCGACCAGGTCCCAGGTGACGAGGCCGGCGATGAACACCCCGGCGATGACGAGGTTCTGCACGACCAGCTTCCGGGCCCGGCGGGAGAGGGCGACGGTGGTGGGGACGGCGGCGAGTTCGTCACGGACGATCACCGCGTCGGCGGTCTCCAGGGCGAGGTCGGATCCCGCCCGGCCCATGGCGACGCCGATGTGGGCGGCGGCCAGGGCGGGAGCGTCGTTGACACCGTCGCCGACGACCATCACCTTGCGGCCCGCGCCCTCCCACTCCCTGACCGCGCCCGTCTTGTCCTGCGGCAGCAGCCCGGCACGCACATCCTCGATGCCGGCCTCGGCGGCCAGCCGGGCGGCGGCCCTGGGGTTGTCGCCGGTGAGCAGGATCGGGGCGGTGCCGGTGAGTGCGGTGAGGGAGGCGACGGTGGCCGCGGCGTCCGGGCGCAGCCGGTCCGCGATGCCGAGGATCCCTGCGGGGGCGCCGTCGACGACCACGAGGACGGCGGTACGGCCGGACTGTTCCAGTTCCTCGGCGAGCGCAGCGACCGGGCTGCCGTCACCGTCCACGCTGTCGAGCAGGCGGGCCGGGGCGCCGACCTCGACCGTACGGCCGTCGACGAGGGCCTGCACTCCCACCCCGGGCGCGGAGGCGAAGTCCTGCGCGGTGGGCAGCTCCAGGCGGCGCTCGTGGGCCGCGGCCACGACGGCCCGGGCCAGCGGGTGTTCGCTGGGGTGCTCGGCGGCAGCGGCGAGCGTCAGCAACGCGTCCTCGTCCAGCCCCCGTCCGGGCAGCGGCCGTACGTCGGTGACGCGCGGTGTGCCCTCGGTGAGGGTGCCGGTCTTGTCCAGCGCGACGGCGTCGACCTGGCCGAGGCGTTCCATCGCCACCGCCGACTTCACCAGGACACCGTGCCGGCCGGCGTTGGCGATGGCCGACAGCAGGGGCGGCATGGTGGCCAGGACCACCGCGCACGGCGAGGCCACGATCATGAAGGTCATGGCCCGCAGCAGCGCCTCGGAGAACTCCTCGCCGAAGGCGAGCGGAACACCGAACACGGCGAGCGTCGCGGCCACCATGCCCAGGGAGTAGCGCTGTTCGACCTTCTCGATGAACAGCTGGGTGGGGGCCTTGGTCTCGGACGCCTCTTGCACCATCCGCACGATGCGGGCGATCACGGAGTCGGAGGCGTCGCGTTCGACCCGGACGCGCAGGGCACCGGTGCCGTTGAGGGTGCCGGCGAACACCTCGTCGCCCTGCTGCTTCGCCGCGGGGAGCGGTTCGCCGGTGATGGTCGCCTGGTCCACCTCACTGGCGCCGTCCAGCACCCGGCCGTCGGCTCCGACGCGCTCGCCGGGCCGCACGAGGACGGTGTCTCCGACCGCCAACTCCTCGACGGGGACGGTCTGTTCGGTGCCGTCGGGGCCGATCCGGGTGGCGGTGGCGGGGGCGAGGTCGAGCAGTCCGCGCACCGAGTCGGCGGTGCGGGCGGTGGCGAGCGCCTCCAGGGCGCCCGAGGTCGCGAAGATGACGATCAGCAGGGCGCCGTCCATCACCTGCCCGATCGAGGCGGCGCCGAGCGCGGCGACGACCATCAGCAGGTCGACGTCGAGGGTCTTGTCCTTGAGCGCCTTGAGCCCTTCCCAGCCCGGCTCCCAGCCACCCGTGGCGTACGCCAGCGCGTACAGCGGGCCCCAGGTCCAGGCAGGTGCTCCGGCGAACTGCAAGGGCAGCGCGAGCAGGAACAGCACGGTGGCCGCGGCGGCCCAGCGGACCTCGGGCAGCGCCAGAAGCCGCGTACGCCGCCGGGGCACGGCGCCGGACCGCGCGGACACGGCTCGGTCGGCCGAGGGCGAGGTGAGCGTGGAAGTCATGCACGGCACGATACAGGAATAGATGAAGACTCCTTCATGTCTTCATGTCATTCATGCCTTCATGCCTTCATGCCAGAAGCTTTCAGTCGCACCTTCATGGCCAGGGCCTCATGTCAGACGGTGGCGCGCGCGGCTCCCCACCGCCGTGCCCGGTAGCCGCCCACCCCCCTGCACACGAGGTAGATCGTGAACGAGATCGTGGTGACGTACGGGCTGATGGGAACGCTGCTGCCGAGGGCCAGCAGGATCCCGCCCTCGATCGAGGCCACCGCGAACACCACGCTCAGCGTCGGCAGAAGCACCGGTGAGGCCGTGATCCGGGCCGCGGCGGCCGCGGGCGTGACGACGAGGGTGAGGACCAGCAGCGCCCCGACGATCTGCACGGAGAGCGCGACCGCGAGGCCCAGCACGATCATGAAGGCGAACGACAGCCCCCGTACCGGTACGCCCCGCGCCTCGGCCACCTCCGGGTCGGCGCTGGCGAAGGCGAGCGGCCGCCACATGACCGCCAGCGCCACGAGCACCACGGCCGAGGTGCCGAGCAGCCAGGACATCTGCGGGGTGTCCACGGCGACGATCTGTCCGGTGAGCAGGCCGAACTTGTTCGCCGCCCGCCCCTTGTACAGGGCGAGGAAGAGCACGCCGAGGCCGAGGCCGAACGGCATGATGATGCCGATCACCGAGTTGCGGTCCCGGGCGCGCGAACCGAGCAGGCCGATGGCTCCGGCGGCGATCAGGGAACCGACGATCGAGCCGGCCACGATGTTCATGTCCAGCAGCAGCGCGGCCGAGGCACCGGCGAACGACAGCTCGCTGATCCCGTGCACCGCGAACGGCAGGTCCCGCATGATCACGAAGACCCCCACCAGACCGCCGACCAGGCCGAGTGCGACGCCGGCGATCAGGGAGTTGCGGACCAGGGCGAGCAGTTCGCCGTAGTTGTCGAAGTCGAAGATCTGCTGCCAGATCCCGTCGGCGAGGGTCATGACCGTACTCCGTGCGGCGGTTCGGGGTGATGCGGCGGCTGCGCCACCTCGTCGGGCGCGCCCACGACCGTGATCCGGTCCCGGACGCGGATGACGTCGACCGGCGTTCCGTACAGCCGCGACAGTGCCTCGGAGGTCAGCACCTCGTCGGGTGTGCCGACCCGGAAGCCGCCGCGGGCGAGGTACAGCACGCGGTCCACCAGTCCCAGTACGGGGTTGATCTCGTGGGTCACGAAGACCACCGCTGTGCCGTGGGAGCGGCGCCGGGCGTCCACCAGTTCGGTCACGGCCCGTTGGTGGTGCAGGTCGAGGGAGAGCAGCGGCTCGTCGCACAGCAGGATCCGCGGGTCGGTGGCCAGCGCCTGTCCGATGCGTACGCGCTGGCGTTCGCCGCCGGAGAGCAGGCCGACGGGGACGTCCGCGTACGCGGCGGCCCCGACCGAGGCGAGGATCTCGTCCACGCGGCGGCGTACGGCGCCCGTGCGCAGCCGGGGTCCGAAGCCGTGCCCGTCGATGCCGAAGCGGACCAGGTCCCGGGCGCGCAGCATGGCGTGCGCGGACAGGGTCCCCTGCTGGGGGACGTAGCCGATGTGCCGGCTGCCGGACCGGGGCGGACGGCCCAGGACCGTCAGCGTGCCGGCGGACAGCCGGCGCCCGCCCAGCAGGGCGCGTACGAAGCTGGTCTTGCCCGATCCGTTGGGGCCGAGCACGGCCAGGAACTCGCCCGGCCGTACGTCGAGATCGAGGTCCTGCCAGAGCACGCGCTCGCCGTAGGAGAGGGCCGCGTTGCGCAGGCTGATCACCGCGGTGTCCGTGCGAGGGTCGGACACTCCCGGGCGGCTCACTTGGCCAGCGCGTTCGCGAGGGCGTCGACGTTGGCGGTCATCCAGCCGAGGTAGTCCTTGCCCTTGGGCAGGGTCTCGGTCACGGGGACGACCGGGATCCCGGCCGTCTTGGCCGCCTGCTCGGCCTTCTCGGTCTGCGGGCCGGAGGTCTGCTCGTTGTAGACCAGCGCCTCGACCTTCTTGCCGGTGAACAGCGCCAGGGTGTCCCGCAGGGTCCTCGGGGAGACGTCGTCGCCTTCCTCGATGGCTTCGCTGAACGCTGCGGGCGTCGCGTTCTTCAGTCCGCTCGCGTCGATCATGTACAGCGGCACGGGCTCGGTGATGGCCACGGCCTCGCCGCCGTGGTCGGCCTTGATCTCGGCTTCCTTCTGCTCCAGGGGCTTCAGCTTCTCCTTGAAGTCCTTGGCGTTCTTGGTGAAGGTGGCGGCGTCGGCCGGGTCGGCCTTGGCCAGGGCGGCGGCGATGCGGTCGGCGAGCTTGGCGGCCGTGGGGAAGTCGTACCAGACGTGCTCGTTGAGCTCACCGCCCGCCGGGGCGCTCTTGCCGGAGACCTTGACCGCGTTGATCACCTCGGCGGAGGAGTCGCCGCTCGTTTTCATCATGCGGTCGATGAAGTCGTCGTAGCCGCCGCCGTTCTCGATGACGACCTTCGCCTTGGACAGCGCCAACTGGTTCTGCGTGTTGGCCTCGTAGGAGTGCGGGTCCTGGTCGGGGTCGCTGATGATCGAGGTGACCGCCACCTTCCCGCCGCCTATCCGCTCGGCCATGTTCCCGTAGACGTCCGTCGAGGCCACCACCGGGACGGCGGAAGCCGCGGCGGGGCTGTGCGCTGCGGCGGTGTCGCTTCCGGAGTCCGAAGAACTGCCGCAGCCCGCGAGGAGGATCAGGCAGGTGCCGGTTATCAGCGGGGCGAGACGTCGGGACGAGGACGCGGGCATGGATACCTCCGAGGCAAGGCGAACGGTCCGCCGAGCTTCATCCGTCCCGGCTTCGGCTCCACGCTAGATGAAAATGGGTGTCAACAGCGCCTCTCGGGCGTCCGCGGGAGCAACCCTTACCGAGAACTCACCTACGCCCGTCCCCTACTCCGGTCAGGGGGCGGGGACCTCGTCCAGGAGCTGGGGGCCGTTGTTGCGGACGCTGTTCACGGCGGGAGAGACGGGGCGGGCGTCCAAGTGGCCGTCTGCCGGTGGGGTGAGCAGGGTGCGCAGGTCGTCGGTGGCCCGATGGTGCGGGTCGAGCCAGGCGTCGTAGTGGTCGGGGGTGAGCGCGAGGGGCATGCGGGGGTGGATGCGGCCTGCGGCGTCGGTGGCCTCGGTGGTGATGATGGTGCAGGTCAGCAGCCAGGCGGCAGGGTCGTCGGCGTCCTTGATCTCCGGGTCGCGCCAGTACTCGTACAGACCCGCCAGGGCCATCACCTGCCCGTCCTGCGGGTGGATGAAGTAGGGCTGCTTGCGGACCTTGCCCGACTTGCTGTCCTTGACCTCGTCCCACTCGTAGAAGCCGTCGGCCGGCAGGAGGCAGCGGCGTTCGGCGAAGGCGCGGCGGAAGGCGGGCTTCTCGTGCACGGTCTCCACCCGGGCGTTGATCAACCGCGCGCCGATCTTCATGTCCTTCGCCCACGAGGGCACCAGGCCCCAGCGCAGGGGCCGCAGCCGGCGCCGGGGCGGCTCGTCCTGGGCGGCGCCGCGTGGCGTGCGCTCCAGGACGGCCCACACCTCGTCGGTCGGGGCCACGTTCCAGCTGGGCGCGAGGGTCTCCTCCGGATGCCACTCGGACACCTGGAACAGCTGGGCGAGGTCCTGGGGGCTGCGGGTGGAGGCATAGCGGCCGCACATACTGCCACTGTGCCGCACGGGAGAGAGAGCCGCGCTCCGGCTCGTCATCCCTCCACGCCGGTCGCGGTGTGCGCGGCGCCGACAGGCTTGGACTCCGGCGAGCCGCGCTGGCGCAGGTAGATCGACAGGACGACCATCGAGGCCACCGCCAGCAGCTCGGACTGCCAGTTCTGCAGGGTGCGGTTCCAGAAGTCCGCGCAGGTGACGTACTGGGCCCAGGTGAGGGGCCTGCAGGTCGCGCAGTCGCTGTTCGTTGTGGGCGGCCGTACCGGTGACGGACCGCTCGGGCCAGGGCCGCCGACTCCGCGTCGCGGCCGATGGCCGCCAGGTCGTCGGGGGTGTGGCTGTGGTCGACGTCGATGACCTCCTGGGCGATGATCGGGCCCTCGTCGAGGTCGGCGGTGACGTAGTGCGCTGTCGCCCCGACGAGCTTGACGCCGCGCTCGTGCGCCTGGTGGTACGGCTTGGCGCCCTTGAAGCTCGGCAGGAACGAGTGGTGGATGTTGATCATCCGGCCGGACAGGCGCGTGCACATGTCGTCGGAGAGCACCTGCATGTACCGCGCCAGCACGACCAGGTCGACGTCGAACGAGTCGACGATGTCCAGGAGCCGGGCCTCGGCCTCCGGTTTGGTCGCGGCGGTGACCGGCACGTGGAAGAACGGGATGCCGTGCCAGGCGACGAGCTCCTCGTGGTCGCGGTGGTTGGAGACCACCGCGACCACGTCGATGGGCAGGTCGCCGCTGCGCGTGCGGAAGAGCAGGTCGTTCAGGCAGTGCCCGTAGCGCGACACCATGACCAGGACGCGGCGCCGGGTGCTCACCGGTTCGAGATGCCACCGCATGGCGAAGGGCTCGGCCACCGCGGCGAAGTCGCGGCGCAGGATCTGCGTGATGTGCTCGCCGCCGAGGGTGGCGAAGCGCACCCGCATGAAGAAGTGGCCGACGCGGCGGTCGCCGAACTGTTGGTTGTCGATGATGTCGCAGCCGTGCTCGACCAGGTACCGCGAGACGGCATGGACGATGCCGGGAGCCTCGGGACAGTCGACGGTGAGCACGTGCTCGACCTGCGCCGCGGCGGGGTCGTCGGCGGGCGAGTGGGCGGGGGACTCGGCGGGAGCCGGGATCTGAGTCATGGTGTGAGCAATCGATGACGTTGACGGCGAGGCCGCTGCGGCCTCCTTGTACGTGCCCCCGGCGGGGGCGTCACGCTCGGCACCCGTCAGGGCACCTCCGGCCCGCGGTACTCGCTCATCGCGTCGATGAGCCAGCGCGCCAGGTAGTCGGCGAACGAGGACCGCGGGAACAGCCGGTACGTCGGCCCGTCGTCGACCTGCCAGAGCAGTACCGCGATGGGACCCACCGTGGTCGACACGGCCTGGCCGGGTGCGAAGGACCGGGGATGCAGGTCCAGCGGGCAGCCCTTCTCCAGCACCTGTCGGGCGGCCGGGCCGCTCAGCTCCAGCGTGGTGCGGTTCGCGGAGACGTCCACGACCGAGCCCGGGTCGCCGCCGAGCGCCTCCCCCAACTCGGCGGTCACCGCGGCCGCTTCGGCCTGGGACAGCACGAGCCACTCGTCCGGGCCGAGCCAGAGGACCGTGTGGGGGCCGGACGAGGTGGTCTGGCCGCACCGCCCGGGGAGCGGCGCTCCCAGCGCCTTCGCGATGCGGTCGGCCGCTTCGGAAGCGGGGTCGACCCGGAGATCGACCATGGTGAGGAACGGCCGCTCGGTCAGCGTGACGCCGCGCGCGCCGGTGACCGCGGCGGCGCGCATCCGCTCTTCCAGGTGCGCCAGCGGGCTCACCCGTGCGTCGATCGTCGGCTCAGCCATCGCGCTTGGTCCCTTCGGGGTCGTAGAGGACGAAGTCGGTCACCTCGACGGGCACCAGTTCCTCGCCCACCGGGGCGAGCATGGTCTGGCCCTTCCTTGCCTGCCCGTCGGCGACGAGGGCGAGGGCGAAGGGGCGGCCGAGGGCCGGACTGTGGTAGCTGGAGGTGACGTGGCCGAGCATCGGCACGGGCACGGTCGCCAAGTCGACGTCCGGCGCGACGAGTTGGGTTCCCTCGGGCAGCCGGGTCGTGCGGTCGCTCGGGAGCAGGCCGACGAGTTGCTTGCGGTCGGTGCGGGCGGTGTCGGCGCGGGAGTAGGACCGCTTGCCGATGAAGTCCTTCTGCTTGGAGACCACCCAGGACATGCCGGCGTCCTGCGGGGTGACGGTGCCGTCGGTGTCCTGGCCGACAATGATGTAGCCCTTCTCGGCGCGCAGCACGTGCATGGTCTCGGTGCCGTACGGGGTGATGCCGTACGGCTGCCCGGCCTCCCACACCTGCTCCCAGACGGTCAGGCCGTACCAGGCGGAGACGTTGATCTCGTAGGCGAGTTCGCCGGAGAAGGAGATCCGGCAGATGCGGGCCGGGATGCCGGAGGCCAGGGTGGTCTCGCGGAAGGCCATGAAGGGGAACGCCTCGGCGGACAGGTCGACGTCGGGCGCGAGTTGGGCGACGACCTCGCGCGACTTCGGGCCGACGACCGCGATCGTCGTCCACTGCTCGGTCACCGAGGTGCAGTGCACGTCGAGTTCGGGCCACTCGGTCTGCAGCCACTCCTCCAGCCAGTCCAGGACCCCGGCGGCGCCGCCGGTCGTGGTGGTCATGAAGTAGCGGTTGTCGTCGAGGCGCAGTGTCACGCCGTCGTCGAAGATCATGCCGTCGGGCTTGCACATGACGCCGTAGCGGGCCATGCCGGGCTTGAGCTTCTTGAAGGCGTTGGTGTAGACGCGGTTGAGGAACTCGCCCGCGTCCGCGCCCCAGATCTCGATCTTGCCGAGGGTGGACGCGTCCATGAACGCCACCCCCTCACGGGCCGCCCGGCACTCGCGGGCCACGGCCGTGTCCATGTCCTCACCGGGCCGGGGGAAGTACCAGGGGCGCTTCCACTGCCCGACGTCCTCGAACAACGCCCCGTGCGCCACATGCCAGCTGTGGATCGACGTGGTCCGCTCCGGGTCGAACAGCTCGCCGCGCTCCCGTCCGGCCAGGGCGGCGAAGGCCACCGGCGTGTACGGCGCCCGGTAGGCGGTGGTGCCGATCTCCCCGGGCGACCCGCCCGCGCCGAGCGCCTCGGCGATGACACCGATCGCGTTGACAGCGGACGTCTTGCCCTGGTCGTTGGCCGTGCCGAGCGAGGTGTAGCGCTTGACGTGCTCCACGCCGCGCATGCCGGCGCCGGTGGAGCGCCGGACATCGGCGACGGTGACATCGCGTTGCAGGTCGACGAAGTGGGTGTCCCAGGCGCCGGGTTCGCCGTCGGGGGCGGGGACCAGCCACAGGGCACGCACCGGGCCTGACGACCGGACATCGCCGGGCGACGGTACGGACACCGGGAACCCGGCGTCGGTCGCGGCCCGCGCACCTGCCCGCGCTCCCTCGGCCAGACAGCCGTCGAGGTCGTACGTCCCCCGGGCCGCACCGACGACCTGCTGGTCCCGTACGGCGCCGTCGGGCACGAAGGCGACCAGCTCCTCGTCCCAGCGCAGCCGCCCCTGACGCTGGCTGTGCAGGTGCACCACCGGGCTCCAGCCGCCCGAGACGGCGAGCAGGTCGCAGTCGAACGACCGTGGAGCCCCGGCGAGTTGCCCGTCGGTGTCGAGGGCCTGGACGGTGACGCCGGTGAGCCGGCGGTCCCCCGAGGTGTCGACCACGGCGCTGCCCGTCAGCACCCGCACCCCGGTCGCCACGGCCACCTCGGCGGCCCGGTGGGACAGCTCGGGGCGTGCGTCCACGACCGCGGCGATGTCGATGCCGGCGGCGTGGAGGTCGGCGACCGTGTCGTAGGCGCTGTCGTTGGTGGTGCTGACCACGGCCCGCGAGCCCGGCGCCACGGCGTACCGGTTGAGGTAGGTGCGCACGGCCGCGGCGAGCATGACCCCGGGGCGGTCGTTGCCGGCGAAGGTCAGCGGACGCTCGTGCGCGCCGGTCGCCAGGACGACCTGGCGGGCCCGGATGTGCCACAGCCGCTGGCGCGAGACGCCTTCGGGGGCCCCGGCTCCGAGGTGGTCGGTGCGCCGCTGGAGGGCCAGCACGTAGTTGTCGTCGTACGACCCGAAGGCCATGGTGCGGTGCAGTACGACGGCCTCGGGGGCGGCGTCGAGGGCCGCGCGGACGTCGGCGACCCAGTCGAGGGCGGACTGGGCGCCGGTCGTCTCGCTGCTCCCGGAGAGCAGCGAACCGCCGGGCTCGGGCTGGTCGTCGAGGAGGATCACGCGGGCGCCGGAGCCGGCGGCGGAGGCGGCGGCCGCGAGTCCGGCCGGGCCGGCGCCGACGACCAGGACGTCGGTGTGGACGTACTTCTTGTCGTAGACGGCGGGGTCGGGGGTCGGGTCGAGTCGGCCCATCCCGGAGAGCGTGGTGGCGGACAGGCCGTCGTACAGCTCCACGGTCGTGGCCGGCAGCATGCCCTCCGAGCACGAACCGTCGATCCGCAGCAGGGCGTTGGGTTCCTCGACGCCCGCGGCGACGATGCCGCGCGGGCGGCCGCGGTAGAGCGACGGGGCGACCTCGACAAGGCCGTTCGCCAGCATCGCCGAGGCGACGGTGTCTCCGGGGTGCCCGGTCAGCTCCCGCCCGTCGACGGTGAACCGCAGCACGCTGCCGCGGTCGATGCGGCCCCCTCGCGGGAGCCGGAAGTGCTGGTCGGTCATCGGTTCCCTCCGGCCTGGGGCAGCTCGGGGCGGGGCTCGTCGAGCCGGTAGGTGGCGAGCAACTCGTTGGTGACGGTGTCGCGCAGGACGTTGAACCAGCGACGGCAGCCGATGCTGTGCACCCACCGCTCGGCGAAGGGGCCCTTGGGGTTGTCGCGGTAGAAGACGTACTCGGCCCACTGCTCGTCGGTGAGGTCGGCGGGGTTCTCGGGGTGGGGGACGTGGGCCTGTCCGCCGTAGTGGTACTCGGTCTCGTCACGGGGACCGCACCAGGGGCAGCTGATCAGCAGCACGGTGTCCTTCTCTCCACGGGCTCTCAGTGGGCCACGGCCGCGGCGCCGTGTTCGTCGATCAG
Above is a window of Streptomyces sp. DT2A-34 DNA encoding:
- a CDS encoding zinc ABC transporter substrate-binding protein, which produces MPASSSRRLAPLITGTCLILLAGCGSSSDSGSDTAAAHSPAAASAVPVVASTDVYGNMAERIGGGKVAVTSIISDPDQDPHSYEANTQNQLALSKAKVVIENGGGYDDFIDRMMKTSGDSSAEVINAVKVSGKSAPAGGELNEHVWYDFPTAAKLADRIAAALAKADPADAATFTKNAKDFKEKLKPLEQKEAEIKADHGGEAVAITEPVPLYMIDASGLKNATPAAFSEAIEEGDDVSPRTLRDTLALFTGKKVEALVYNEQTSGPQTEKAEQAAKTAGIPVVPVTETLPKGKDYLGWMTANVDALANALAK
- a CDS encoding SOS response-associated peptidase, with protein sequence MCGRYASTRSPQDLAQLFQVSEWHPEETLAPSWNVAPTDEVWAVLERTPRGAAQDEPPRRRLRPLRWGLVPSWAKDMKIGARLINARVETVHEKPAFRRAFAERRCLLPADGFYEWDEVKDSKSGKVRKQPYFIHPQDGQVMALAGLYEYWRDPEIKDADDPAAWLLTCTIITTEATDAAGRIHPRMPLALTPDHYDAWLDPHHRATDDLRTLLTPPADGHLDARPVSPAVNSVRNNGPQLLDEVPAP
- a CDS encoding LacI family DNA-binding transcriptional regulator; this translates as MTRSSADGTAPRGRSRRNFAGSRPVMDDVARLAGVSKQTVSRVLNDHPSVRPETRETVLAAMRTLGYRPSRSARSLASGKTRMLGVISFDAARYGPAAILTAINTAAQEAGYLLSSIALDTAEPDTVVEAVNRLSAEGADGVIAIAPQLWVGKALADTRLDTPLVVLENGLDTDTQQVTGDSRTGARKATEHLLGLGHRTVWHIAGPTGWTSADHRMGSWQACLEAAGVEVPAPLIGDWSADSGYELGRRLARRPDVTAVFVSNDQMALGLLHALHEAGRSVPEDVSVVGYDDIPEAAHFLPPLTTVRTDFAEIGTRSLRLLLDRLDGPAEPPRVDSLVPVDLVVRRSSGRAPGH
- the soxG gene encoding sarcosine oxidase subunit gamma, which produces MAEPTIDARVSPLAHLEERMRAAAVTGARGVTLTERPFLTMVDLRVDPASEAADRIAKALGAPLPGRCGQTTSSGPHTVLWLGPDEWLVLSQAEAAAVTAELGEALGGDPGSVVDVSANRTTLELSGPAARQVLEKGCPLDLHPRSFAPGQAVSTTVGPIAVLLWQVDDGPTYRLFPRSSFADYLARWLIDAMSEYRGPEVP
- a CDS encoding metal ABC transporter ATP-binding protein, which produces MSDPRTDTAVISLRNAALSYGERVLWQDLDLDVRPGEFLAVLGPNGSGKTSFVRALLGGRRLSAGTLTVLGRPPRSGSRHIGYVPQQGTLSAHAMLRARDLVRFGIDGHGFGPRLRTGAVRRRVDEILASVGAAAYADVPVGLLSGGERQRVRIGQALATDPRILLCDEPLLSLDLHHQRAVTELVDARRRSHGTAVVFVTHEINPVLGLVDRVLYLARGGFRVGTPDEVLTSEALSRLYGTPVDVIRVRDRITVVGAPDEVAQPPHHPEPPHGVRS
- a CDS encoding metal ABC transporter permease encodes the protein MTLADGIWQQIFDFDNYGELLALVRNSLIAGVALGLVGGLVGVFVIMRDLPFAVHGISELSFAGASAALLLDMNIVAGSIVGSLIAAGAIGLLGSRARDRNSVIGIIMPFGLGLGVLFLALYKGRAANKFGLLTGQIVAVDTPQMSWLLGTSAVVLVALAVMWRPLAFASADPEVAEARGVPVRGLSFAFMIVLGLAVALSVQIVGALLVLTLVVTPAAAAARITASPVLLPTLSVVFAVASIEGGILLALGSSVPISPYVTTISFTIYLVCRGVGGYRARRWGAARATV
- a CDS encoding heavy metal translocating P-type ATPase: MTSTLTSPSADRAVSARSGAVPRRRTRLLALPEVRWAAAATVLFLLALPLQFAGAPAWTWGPLYALAYATGGWEPGWEGLKALKDKTLDVDLLMVVAALGAASIGQVMDGALLIVIFATSGALEALATARTADSVRGLLDLAPATATRIGPDGTEQTVPVEELAVGDTVLVRPGERVGADGRVLDGASEVDQATITGEPLPAAKQQGDEVFAGTLNGTGALRVRVERDASDSVIARIVRMVQEASETKAPTQLFIEKVEQRYSLGMVAATLAVFGVPLAFGEEFSEALLRAMTFMIVASPCAVVLATMPPLLSAIANAGRHGVLVKSAVAMERLGQVDAVALDKTGTLTEGTPRVTDVRPLPGRGLDEDALLTLAAAAEHPSEHPLARAVVAAAHERRLELPTAQDFASAPGVGVQALVDGRTVEVGAPARLLDSVDGDGSPVAALAEELEQSGRTAVLVVVDGAPAGILGIADRLRPDAAATVASLTALTGTAPILLTGDNPRAAARLAAEAGIEDVRAGLLPQDKTGAVREWEGAGRKVMVVGDGVNDAPALAAAHIGVAMGRAGSDLALETADAVIVRDELAAVPTTVALSRRARKLVVQNLVIAGVFIAGLVTWDLVGTLPLPLGVAGHEGSTVLVGLNGLRLLREAAWQRAATDGTDREAD